From Cecembia calidifontis, one genomic window encodes:
- a CDS encoding DUF4296 domain-containing protein — MKKLILYSISLLLLVSCAKNKTPEGILDEDKMVELLVDIHMAEGLVSTFPIHYDSSKVLYPLFEKEIFEKHQVPDSVFRKSLEYYMRDARIMDRLYARTIDSLHVIEKSGNQ, encoded by the coding sequence GTGAAAAAGTTGATATTATATAGTATTTCATTGTTGCTGCTTGTCTCCTGTGCAAAAAACAAAACACCGGAAGGTATTTTGGATGAAGACAAAATGGTGGAATTACTGGTGGATATCCATATGGCTGAAGGACTGGTAAGTACATTTCCCATTCATTATGATTCATCCAAGGTGCTTTACCCTTTGTTTGAAAAGGAAATTTTTGAAAAACATCAAGTCCCGGATTCGGTTTTTAGAAAAAGTTTGGAGTATTACATGAGAGATGCAAGGATAATGGACCGCTTATATGCAAGGACCATTGATTCTTTACATGTAATTGAAAAATCCGGTAACCAATAA
- a CDS encoding DUF58 domain-containing protein produces the protein MNQLLKKLRKYEIMIRKVANNHLQGDYRSIFKGAGLEFDDLRPYQYGDDVRTIEWKVSAKGHGTFVKTFKEDKDQSVYFLLDISGSQDIGEKGRKKIDLGKEIAGVLTLAAIFEGSQAGLISFSDQKEKIILPGKGPKQGVKIIQGIFKHENKSLKTNLKEMFNFALNHIKKRSIIIVISDFIDEGYERPFKALAEKHDLVAIQVTDPRESALPSLGIIPIYDKEEGKTTWVNTAFGSFSKKIEDTFTTERTHLQDICKKNQINYLNINTKEDIVLPLIELFKRRNRTMKRG, from the coding sequence ATGAATCAACTCCTTAAAAAGCTCAGAAAATATGAAATCATGATCCGAAAGGTGGCCAACAACCATCTTCAGGGAGACTACCGCTCTATTTTCAAGGGGGCCGGACTGGAATTTGATGACCTCAGGCCTTATCAATATGGGGATGATGTAAGGACTATTGAGTGGAAGGTTTCTGCAAAAGGGCACGGGACATTTGTAAAAACCTTCAAAGAAGATAAAGATCAGTCGGTTTATTTTCTTTTGGACATTTCCGGCTCACAGGATATTGGAGAAAAAGGAAGAAAAAAGATCGATCTTGGTAAAGAAATTGCAGGGGTATTGACCTTAGCTGCAATATTTGAAGGAAGTCAGGCCGGTTTGATTTCCTTTTCCGACCAAAAAGAAAAAATCATCCTTCCAGGAAAAGGTCCAAAACAAGGGGTGAAAATCATTCAGGGTATCTTCAAGCATGAGAACAAATCCTTAAAGACAAACCTCAAGGAGATGTTCAATTTTGCCCTCAACCATATCAAAAAGCGAAGCATCATCATCGTTATTTCCGACTTTATTGATGAAGGTTATGAGAGGCCATTCAAGGCTTTGGCAGAAAAACATGATTTGGTAGCCATACAGGTTACAGACCCAAGGGAATCTGCCCTTCCTTCTTTGGGTATTATCCCCATCTATGACAAGGAGGAAGGTAAAACCACATGGGTGAATACGGCATTTGGTTCGTTCTCAAAAAAAATTGAAGACACCTTCACGACAGAGCGGACACATCTTCAGGATATCTGCAAGAAAAACCAGATCAATTACCTGAACATCAATACCAAAGAAGACATCGTTCTTCCCCTGATTGAACTATTCAAGCGAAGAAACCGTACCATGAAACGTGGATAA
- the lpxA gene encoding acyl-ACP--UDP-N-acetylglucosamine O-acyltransferase, which yields MISKLAHIDQNAKIGEGVHIDPFTMIHGDVEIGEGTWIGSNVTIYPGARIGKNCKIFPGAVIAAIPQDLKFQGEESTVEIGDNTTIRECVTISRGTLDKKTTKVGNNCLLMAYVHIAHDCIVGNNVIIANAVQVAGHVTIDDWAIIGGSSAIHQFVKIGMHAMISGGSLVRKDVPPYTKAAREPLSYAGVNSLGLRRRGFSAETISHIQEVYRYLFLNSLNNSRALEEIEINLPATKERDEIVNFIRSSERGVMKGYIS from the coding sequence ATGATCAGCAAACTAGCCCATATAGACCAGAATGCCAAGATCGGCGAAGGTGTGCACATTGACCCATTCACCATGATTCATGGTGATGTAGAAATTGGGGAGGGCACATGGATCGGTTCAAATGTCACTATTTATCCCGGTGCCAGAATAGGCAAAAACTGTAAAATTTTCCCCGGTGCGGTAATCGCGGCTATTCCCCAGGACCTCAAATTCCAGGGGGAGGAGTCTACTGTTGAAATCGGCGACAATACCACCATCCGTGAATGTGTGACTATCAGTAGGGGGACCTTAGACAAAAAGACCACCAAGGTAGGAAATAACTGCCTTTTAATGGCTTATGTTCATATCGCCCACGATTGTATCGTAGGCAACAATGTGATAATTGCCAACGCGGTACAAGTAGCCGGCCATGTGACCATTGATGATTGGGCCATCATCGGTGGAAGCAGCGCCATCCACCAATTTGTAAAAATAGGTATGCACGCCATGATCTCAGGTGGATCTTTGGTGAGAAAAGATGTACCTCCTTACACAAAAGCAGCCAGAGAACCTTTGAGCTATGCAGGTGTGAACAGCCTTGGATTGCGAAGAAGAGGCTTTTCAGCAGAGACGATCAGCCATATTCAGGAAGTTTACCGGTACCTGTTCCTCAACAGTCTGAACAACAGCCGGGCACTGGAAGAAATCGAAATCAACCTGCCTGCCACTAAAGAAAGGGATGAGATTGTTAACTTTATACGCTCTTCGGAAAGAGGGGTAATGAAGGGTTACATCAGCTAA
- a CDS encoding endonuclease MutS2, with amino-acid sequence MLYPKNLEEKINFQKIRELLKEECTSSLGMDFVDKMSFSKDLKLVNRLLDQTDEFKRIIESGEFFPSSNFTNIYPYLERAKVPGTFLYEEDFHEIKLALITLSRCIEFFLDHQTEYPQLFELLGLVNLNNDLLREIERIIDEKGKIRNNASRELSLIRSQILYEENRLRKVLERIFKDARSKGYTPEDASITIRGGRMVIPVLAENKRKIKGFIHDESATGQTVFLEPAEVLDINNELKDLEYMERREIQKILTQLTDILRPYIPELRKAFHFLGMVDFIRAKAKFAIKTSSSRPVLEKTRQINWSNARHPLLEFALKQQGKNIVPLNIQLDHNRRLLVISGPNAGGKSVTLKTVALVQYMLQCGLLVPMDGHSVCCLFDNFFIDIGDEQNIENDLSTYSSHLLSMKYFTQFSDKKTILFIDEFGTGTEPQFGGAIAEGILLALNKTGAYGVITTHYGNLKQVAAKNQGLINGAMRYDVDKLEPLYQLEIGKPGSSFALEIASKIGIDKDILAYAKEHIGEERVKYDRLLTKLENEKVKYEQLISETQRKERLLEQRMKEYNQLKETIESNKKQYIQEAKAEAKALLDQVNRKIEASIKEIKESKADTAISKRVREEIETLKQEVKPEKRVPVTPEVKVVGGEIHEGDYVRLKDNGAIAQVLSIKKKEAEISIGDLKSTVKLNRLEKISHAEMKKEKKSFAKRTGYDANAKMMEFSPNLDIRGKRAEEILSLVQNFVDDGYMLGLKDLRIVHGKGDGVLREVTRNILRGMKPVAKIEDEHADRGGAGVTLVTLKG; translated from the coding sequence ATGTTATATCCAAAAAATCTCGAGGAAAAAATCAATTTTCAAAAGATAAGGGAGCTGCTTAAGGAGGAGTGTACCAGTAGTTTGGGGATGGATTTTGTAGATAAAATGTCTTTTTCAAAAGACCTGAAGTTGGTCAATCGACTTTTGGATCAGACCGATGAGTTCAAACGTATCATAGAATCCGGAGAGTTCTTCCCTTCTTCCAATTTCACCAATATTTATCCTTATCTGGAAAGGGCCAAGGTTCCAGGGACATTTTTATATGAAGAGGATTTTCATGAGATCAAGCTTGCCTTGATTACCCTCAGTCGATGTATTGAATTCTTTCTTGACCATCAAACGGAATACCCGCAGCTTTTTGAATTATTGGGCCTGGTAAATCTTAATAATGATCTTTTACGCGAAATAGAAAGGATTATTGATGAAAAGGGAAAAATAAGAAATAATGCATCCAGGGAACTTTCTCTGATCCGTTCACAGATTTTATATGAGGAAAACCGCTTGAGGAAAGTTCTGGAAAGAATTTTCAAAGATGCCAGGTCCAAGGGCTACACCCCCGAAGATGCTTCCATCACCATAAGGGGAGGTAGAATGGTAATTCCAGTATTAGCGGAAAACAAAAGAAAAATTAAGGGTTTTATTCATGATGAATCTGCAACAGGTCAGACGGTATTTTTGGAACCTGCAGAGGTATTGGATATCAACAATGAGTTGAAGGACCTGGAATACATGGAGCGACGTGAAATCCAGAAAATTCTGACCCAGCTTACAGATATCCTGAGGCCTTATATCCCTGAACTGAGAAAGGCTTTTCATTTTCTGGGCATGGTTGATTTTATCCGCGCTAAGGCAAAGTTTGCCATTAAGACCTCCTCCAGTAGGCCGGTTTTAGAAAAGACCAGGCAGATAAACTGGTCAAATGCCAGACATCCTTTGTTGGAGTTTGCTTTGAAGCAGCAGGGGAAAAATATTGTTCCTTTAAATATCCAACTGGACCATAACAGACGCCTGCTGGTAATATCAGGACCTAATGCTGGTGGGAAATCGGTGACACTAAAAACAGTGGCTTTGGTCCAATATATGCTTCAATGTGGCTTATTGGTTCCAATGGACGGACATTCTGTATGTTGTTTGTTTGATAACTTTTTCATCGATATCGGTGACGAACAGAATATTGAGAATGACCTGAGTACCTATAGCTCCCATCTTTTGAGCATGAAGTATTTTACCCAGTTTTCCGATAAGAAGACCATTCTTTTCATTGATGAATTTGGCACAGGGACAGAACCGCAATTTGGAGGGGCAATTGCAGAGGGAATACTTTTGGCTTTAAATAAAACAGGGGCTTATGGTGTGATTACCACGCACTATGGTAACCTGAAGCAAGTAGCCGCCAAAAACCAGGGACTGATAAATGGGGCGATGCGATATGATGTGGACAAACTGGAACCTTTGTACCAGCTCGAAATCGGAAAACCCGGCAGTTCTTTTGCCTTGGAAATTGCCTCTAAAATCGGGATAGACAAGGATATTCTTGCTTATGCCAAAGAACATATTGGAGAAGAGAGAGTGAAATATGACAGGCTTCTCACCAAGTTGGAAAATGAAAAGGTAAAATATGAACAGTTGATTTCCGAGACGCAGAGGAAAGAAAGGTTGCTGGAGCAGCGGATGAAAGAATACAACCAGCTAAAGGAAACCATTGAATCCAATAAAAAGCAATACATCCAAGAGGCCAAAGCTGAAGCAAAGGCGCTTTTGGATCAGGTTAACAGAAAAATTGAGGCATCGATTAAAGAAATAAAGGAAAGTAAGGCAGATACAGCCATTTCCAAAAGGGTAAGGGAAGAAATAGAAACCCTGAAACAAGAAGTCAAACCTGAGAAAAGAGTTCCCGTGACTCCTGAAGTTAAAGTAGTGGGAGGCGAAATTCATGAAGGAGATTATGTAAGGTTAAAAGATAATGGTGCTATTGCACAGGTGCTTTCCATCAAGAAAAAGGAAGCCGAAATCAGCATCGGTGACCTTAAATCTACGGTCAAGCTCAACCGCTTGGAAAAAATTTCCCATGCGGAAATGAAGAAGGAGAAAAAGTCCTTTGCCAAGAGGACAGGTTATGATGCCAACGCCAAAATGATGGAGTTTTCGCCAAATCTGGATATCAGGGGAAAGAGGGCAGAAGAGATTTTAAGTTTGGTGCAAAACTTTGTTGATGATGGATATATGTTGGGTTTGAAAGATTTGAGAATAGTCCATGGTAAAGGAGACGGGGTATTGCGCGAAGTCACAAGGAATATCCTGAGGGGAATGAAGCCCGTAGCCAAAATCGAAGATGAACATGCCGACAGGGGAGGGGCAGGGGTAACCTTGGTCACTCTAAAGGGATAA
- a CDS encoding HD domain-containing protein, with protein MSGTLKSRKILNDPVYGFITIPSELIFSIIDHPYFQRLRRIKQLGLTDFVYPGALHTRFHHAIGAMHLMSITLDNLRHKGNEISDEEYEAALIAILLHDIGHGPFSHALEFSLLQNIPHESISLLVIEELNREFDGQLDLAIQIFKDQYERKFFHQLVSSQLDIDRLDYLQRDCFFTGVSEGTIGADRIIKMMDIKNDQLVVEEKGLYSIENFLSARRLMYWQVYLHKTTVSAEKMLINLITRAKEIQQTRGKLKATDELLHFLENDFRLYDFKNSPDLLKIFLGLDDYDIWGAVKLWKNESDYILRNISEMFLRRKLFKITLRNEEFGEEELEVLKKKTMKKLEIPLNDLHYFFTHGSISNYAYLTKERIYILTKKGQIIDVAQAADLPNIKAMSKIVKKHYVCQAKSLIL; from the coding sequence ATGTCTGGGACATTGAAAAGTCGTAAAATTCTGAATGATCCTGTTTACGGATTTATAACTATCCCAAGTGAACTTATTTTTTCAATCATTGACCACCCTTACTTCCAAAGGTTACGTCGGATTAAGCAACTTGGTTTAACTGATTTCGTCTACCCCGGGGCACTCCATACCCGCTTCCATCATGCCATTGGTGCCATGCACCTCATGAGTATCACTTTGGATAACCTCCGCCATAAAGGCAATGAAATCTCAGATGAGGAATATGAGGCAGCTCTGATCGCTATTTTGTTGCATGATATTGGTCATGGGCCTTTTTCTCACGCCCTGGAATTTTCATTATTGCAAAATATCCCTCATGAGTCCATTTCTCTTTTGGTCATTGAGGAATTGAACAGAGAGTTTGACGGACAGCTGGATTTGGCAATTCAAATTTTCAAAGATCAGTATGAAAGAAAATTCTTTCATCAGTTGGTTTCCAGCCAATTGGATATTGACAGATTGGATTACCTTCAAAGGGACTGCTTTTTTACGGGAGTGTCTGAAGGAACCATCGGGGCAGACCGGATCATCAAAATGATGGATATCAAAAATGACCAATTGGTCGTAGAGGAGAAAGGACTGTACAGTATCGAAAACTTCCTCAGTGCCAGAAGGCTCATGTACTGGCAGGTTTATCTGCACAAAACCACCGTCTCTGCTGAAAAAATGCTCATCAACCTAATTACAAGGGCCAAAGAGATTCAGCAGACAAGGGGTAAGTTGAAAGCCACGGATGAGTTACTCCATTTTTTGGAAAATGACTTCAGGTTATATGACTTCAAAAACTCCCCTGATTTGTTAAAAATATTTCTAGGCCTGGATGATTATGATATATGGGGCGCAGTGAAATTGTGGAAAAATGAATCGGACTATATTTTAAGGAACATTTCAGAAATGTTCCTCAGAAGGAAGTTGTTTAAAATAACCCTAAGAAATGAAGAATTCGGTGAAGAAGAGCTTGAAGTTCTGAAAAAGAAAACCATGAAGAAGCTTGAAATTCCTTTGAATGATCTTCATTACTTTTTCACTCATGGATCAATAAGCAATTATGCCTATTTGACCAAAGAAAGAATATATATCCTGACCAAAAAAGGACAGATCATTGATGTTGCCCAGGCCGCAGACCTGCCAAATATCAAAGCTATGAGCAAAATAGTCAAGAAGCATTACGTATGCCAAGCCAAAAGTTTAATTTTGTAG
- a CDS encoding bifunctional UDP-3-O-[3-hydroxymyristoyl] N-acetylglucosamine deacetylase/3-hydroxyacyl-ACP dehydratase — translation MRVKQHTIKKQVTVSGVGLHTGVISNLTFLPAPPNHGFKFQRIDLEGMPIIDADVDNVVDVSRGTTLEQSGARIFTVEHVLAALVGLEIDNVLMQIDGPEPPIMDGSSIQFVEILESAGVEEQNALRRFFEVPESITYRDPSREVELAALPLDDYRVTVMVDYNSPVLGSQHASITNISQFKSEIASCRTFCFLHELETLYNQNLIKGGDLNNAIVVVDRVVEDSELEHLAKMFNKQKVEVRKEGILNNVELRYKNEPARHKLLDVIGDLALVGRPLKAQILAARPGHAANVAFAKKLKRAWEKIGPTHIPYYDPKLPPVMDINQISNILPHRYPFQLLDKIIYLDDTVVAGVKNVTINEPFFMGHFPNNPVMPGVLQVEAMAQTGGILVLSTVEDPENYWTYFLGIESCKFRKMVLPGDTLVFKCELLAPIRRGIAKMKGEAFVGNTLVCEAVMTASIVRKES, via the coding sequence ATGAGGGTAAAACAACATACTATTAAAAAGCAAGTCACCGTATCAGGTGTGGGACTTCATACAGGAGTAATATCCAATCTCACTTTTTTGCCAGCACCTCCGAACCATGGTTTCAAATTCCAAAGAATAGACCTGGAAGGAATGCCGATCATTGATGCGGATGTTGACAATGTGGTGGATGTATCAAGAGGTACTACACTGGAACAAAGCGGGGCAAGGATATTTACCGTAGAACATGTTTTGGCTGCATTGGTCGGGCTTGAAATTGACAATGTATTGATGCAGATTGACGGACCTGAACCTCCGATCATGGATGGATCTTCAATCCAATTTGTTGAAATTTTAGAATCTGCAGGAGTAGAGGAGCAAAATGCGTTGAGGAGATTTTTCGAAGTTCCTGAAAGTATAACTTACAGGGACCCCTCCCGGGAAGTGGAATTAGCTGCGCTACCTTTGGACGATTATAGGGTTACCGTAATGGTAGATTATAATTCTCCGGTCTTGGGAAGTCAGCATGCCTCCATTACCAATATTTCCCAGTTTAAATCCGAAATAGCTTCTTGCAGGACTTTTTGTTTCCTTCATGAGCTGGAAACCCTTTACAATCAAAACCTGATCAAAGGAGGAGACCTCAACAATGCCATTGTAGTGGTAGACAGGGTAGTTGAGGACTCTGAATTGGAGCACTTGGCAAAAATGTTCAACAAACAAAAGGTAGAAGTCCGCAAGGAAGGCATCCTTAATAATGTTGAACTCCGGTATAAAAACGAACCGGCAAGACACAAACTCCTGGACGTCATAGGAGACTTAGCATTGGTGGGAAGACCACTTAAAGCACAGATATTGGCTGCGAGACCAGGGCATGCGGCCAATGTGGCTTTTGCAAAAAAACTCAAAAGAGCCTGGGAAAAAATAGGCCCCACCCATATCCCATATTATGATCCGAAACTACCTCCTGTGATGGATATCAATCAGATCAGTAATATCCTTCCACACAGGTATCCTTTTCAATTATTGGACAAAATCATCTACCTGGACGACACGGTAGTTGCTGGGGTTAAAAATGTCACCATCAACGAACCTTTTTTCATGGGGCATTTCCCCAATAACCCTGTAATGCCAGGAGTATTACAGGTTGAAGCAATGGCACAGACAGGCGGTATTTTGGTATTAAGTACCGTAGAAGACCCTGAAAATTACTGGACTTACTTCCTGGGTATAGAAAGCTGCAAATTCAGAAAAATGGTATTACCTGGGGACACCTTGGTATTCAAATGTGAGCTATTAGCTCCTATCAGAAGAGGGATAGCCAAAATGAAAGGAGAAGCTTTTGTTGGAAACACCTTGGTTTGTGAAGCCGTTATGACCGCCAGCATTGTAAGAAAAGAATCATGA
- a CDS encoding ABC transporter ATP-binding protein gives MLEIKLNSIGKRFQFDWIFKNLSVQISKNTAWAITGSNGSGKSTLIKCIAAINPLTEGKIEYLFEGKSIPESEIFNHLAISAPYLELPEEFSLNELLQFHFRFKKPLNNLSFEEMMENMYLKEHRNKPINQFSSGMKQRLKLGLCFFSDVPLILLDEPSSNLDEKGLNWYLGLIGEFGQNKTILVCSNDPKEYGFCQQKIHVEDYKPKQKL, from the coding sequence ATGTTGGAAATCAAGCTAAATTCCATTGGGAAGCGTTTCCAATTTGATTGGATCTTTAAAAACCTTTCGGTACAAATCAGCAAAAACACTGCTTGGGCGATTACAGGAAGCAATGGTTCAGGGAAATCTACTTTGATTAAATGCATTGCAGCCATTAATCCCCTTACAGAAGGTAAAATTGAATATCTTTTTGAGGGGAAAAGTATTCCCGAGTCGGAAATTTTTAACCATTTGGCGATTTCAGCTCCCTATTTGGAATTACCGGAGGAATTCTCTTTGAATGAACTCCTCCAATTTCATTTCCGGTTCAAAAAGCCTTTAAATAATTTGTCATTTGAAGAAATGATGGAAAACATGTACCTGAAAGAGCACAGGAATAAACCCATCAACCAATTCAGCTCAGGCATGAAGCAAAGACTGAAACTGGGGCTGTGTTTTTTTTCGGATGTTCCTTTGATTTTACTGGATGAGCCAAGTTCTAATTTGGATGAGAAGGGGCTCAATTGGTACCTGGGACTTATCGGTGAATTTGGGCAAAACAAAACAATCTTAGTATGCTCCAATGACCCTAAGGAATATGGTTTTTGTCAACAAAAAATCCATGTGGAAGATTATAAGCCGAAGCAAAAACTTTGA
- a CDS encoding heme biosynthesis protein HemY codes for MAQQPVEVEGYFLQDSAKLGERVAYVLKAKYGKGQNIVFPDTTYDFSPFVLLEKKTFISASTEEYTLDSAIYFVSNFSLDPVVEFSIPVFEVFKYDSLIYKPLESSLALKLMIDQIPDELVFKDNNVYQPIETSFNYPLMIALVLVLALVGIIVFFFFGKQLSRRWEIWMEKRKYKRFEQKWRKAESSFTAEPSMEHADELLGLWKTYMEHLKARPFREWTTTEISSFLENKEIIKDFREIEMIIYAGKSGKDLPQACQNLWNICSQSFQQKITPTDERQ; via the coding sequence ATGGCCCAACAACCGGTCGAAGTTGAAGGTTATTTTCTACAGGATTCTGCTAAACTCGGAGAAAGGGTGGCCTATGTCCTGAAGGCTAAATATGGCAAAGGGCAGAATATAGTTTTCCCGGACACCACTTACGATTTCTCCCCCTTTGTTCTGCTTGAAAAGAAAACGTTTATCAGTGCCTCTACCGAAGAATATACCCTGGACAGCGCCATCTATTTTGTTTCCAACTTTTCCCTGGATCCCGTGGTCGAATTTTCCATCCCTGTATTTGAAGTATTCAAATACGACAGTTTGATTTACAAACCTTTGGAATCCTCCCTGGCCCTGAAACTCATGATTGATCAAATTCCTGATGAGCTGGTTTTCAAGGACAATAATGTTTACCAACCTATTGAGACCAGTTTCAACTATCCTCTGATGATTGCTTTGGTTCTGGTGTTGGCTTTAGTTGGTATTATTGTATTCTTTTTCTTCGGGAAACAGCTATCCAGACGGTGGGAAATCTGGATGGAAAAAAGGAAATACAAAAGGTTTGAGCAAAAGTGGAGAAAAGCTGAATCGTCTTTCACAGCTGAACCGAGCATGGAACATGCGGATGAGTTATTGGGACTCTGGAAAACTTACATGGAACATCTAAAAGCCAGACCTTTTAGGGAATGGACCACGACAGAGATTTCTTCCTTCCTGGAGAACAAAGAAATCATCAAAGATTTCCGAGAAATCGAAATGATCATTTACGCCGGGAAATCAGGTAAAGACCTGCCGCAAGCTTGTCAGAACCTTTGGAACATTTGTTCCCAATCTTTCCAACAGAAAATCACCCCAACCGATGAACGCCAATAA
- a CDS encoding vWA domain-containing protein encodes MNANNVADFFSLYWFSPDTLRSFEWENIWALHLLWLVPLLFSLRKFIKFLKNPVLELSLPGSVSQSNPWTYLRLIPGLFFLLGTFMLIIALARPQRTNERVEQYTEGIDIMIVLDISESMDLQDFQPNRLEAAKETAIEFINGRFGDRIGMVIFSGEAYSLAPLTTDYALLTDLVKDITFNMMDAKGTAIGSALAAGTNRMRESESKSKVMILLSDGENNAGNVDPIFAAQLAAALDIKIYTIAVGKDGMVPYGVDFFGRPQMIESYLDETTLREIAEIGGGRFYRASDDNALEKIFDEIDNLEKAEIIESRYKETVDYYRSYLFWGILLFLGWLGLKSTFFNNFLLD; translated from the coding sequence ATGAACGCCAATAATGTAGCTGATTTTTTTTCTTTATACTGGTTTTCCCCGGACACTTTAAGGTCATTTGAATGGGAAAATATTTGGGCTTTGCATTTGCTATGGTTGGTCCCTTTGCTTTTCTCCTTGAGAAAATTCATCAAGTTTTTAAAAAATCCTGTTCTTGAACTTTCTCTACCTGGGAGTGTATCCCAAAGCAATCCATGGACATACCTAAGGTTGATCCCAGGTTTGTTTTTTTTGCTGGGAACTTTTATGCTGATTATTGCACTTGCCCGTCCCCAACGGACCAATGAAAGGGTCGAGCAATACACAGAGGGCATTGACATTATGATTGTTCTGGACATATCCGAATCCATGGACCTTCAGGACTTCCAGCCCAATAGACTAGAAGCAGCAAAAGAAACAGCCATTGAATTTATCAACGGACGCTTTGGGGATAGGATCGGCATGGTGATTTTTTCAGGCGAAGCTTATTCTTTGGCTCCTTTGACAACAGATTATGCATTGCTTACCGACTTGGTCAAAGACATCACATTCAATATGATGGATGCCAAAGGAACTGCTATCGGCAGTGCGCTTGCTGCGGGTACCAACCGCATGCGTGAATCGGAATCCAAGTCAAAAGTCATGATTTTATTGAGTGACGGGGAAAACAATGCGGGGAATGTGGACCCGATATTTGCCGCACAATTAGCAGCTGCACTGGATATAAAAATCTACACCATTGCTGTTGGTAAGGATGGTATGGTCCCCTATGGAGTGGATTTCTTTGGGAGACCTCAGATGATAGAAAGTTACCTGGATGAAACCACCCTCCGTGAAATCGCGGAAATCGGAGGCGGAAGATTCTACCGGGCATCAGATGACAATGCTCTGGAGAAAATTTTTGATGAAATTGACAACCTGGAAAAAGCCGAAATCATAGAATCAAGATATAAAGAAACGGTAGATTACTACCGTTCCTATCTATTTTGGGGTATTCTCTTATTCTTAGGTTGGCTAGGTTTGAAGAGCACCTTTTTCAATAATTTCCTACTGGATTGA
- the lpxD gene encoding UDP-3-O-(3-hydroxymyristoyl)glucosamine N-acyltransferase: MEFSLDQIAALINGKVEGDGSLKVNRLDKIQEGKPGGIAFLSNEKYEQFIYQTEATAVIVSENFKPSRPLKCNLIRVKNAYTGFTQLLEAYSNMTKMGKVGVEQPSYFDPSSVQGEAGYRGAFSYVGKNCKIGNGVKIHPHAYVGDNVRIGDHTIIHAGVKICNDTVIGSHCEIHPGAVIGSDGFGFAPQEDGTYKTIPQIGNVIIEDHVSIGANTTIDCATMGSTLIKKGAKIDNLVQIAHNVIIGENTVIASQTGISGSAEIGKNCVIAGQVGIVGHIKIADKTTVGAKTGVSKNINEPGKTLFGFVGFDIKDFLKSYSIFKNLPSLQDRIKELEKKQ; encoded by the coding sequence ATGGAATTTTCCTTAGACCAGATTGCAGCTCTCATCAACGGTAAAGTTGAAGGTGACGGAAGCCTCAAGGTCAACCGCCTGGATAAGATTCAGGAAGGCAAACCTGGAGGGATCGCGTTTCTTTCCAATGAAAAATACGAACAATTCATCTATCAAACCGAAGCTACAGCGGTGATCGTTTCAGAAAATTTTAAACCTTCAAGACCGCTGAAATGTAATCTCATCAGGGTAAAAAATGCCTATACGGGCTTTACCCAGCTCTTGGAAGCCTACTCCAATATGACCAAAATGGGCAAAGTGGGTGTGGAACAGCCCTCCTATTTTGACCCTTCAAGCGTACAGGGAGAGGCAGGATACAGAGGCGCCTTCTCCTATGTGGGAAAAAACTGCAAAATTGGAAATGGTGTAAAAATCCACCCTCATGCCTATGTAGGTGACAATGTTCGGATTGGTGATCATACAATCATCCATGCAGGAGTCAAAATTTGCAATGATACCGTCATTGGCAGCCACTGTGAAATCCATCCCGGAGCGGTCATTGGGTCTGATGGTTTTGGGTTTGCTCCACAAGAAGATGGCACTTATAAGACAATCCCCCAAATCGGCAATGTTATCATTGAAGACCATGTAAGCATAGGGGCCAATACCACGATAGACTGTGCTACTATGGGAAGTACCCTGATCAAAAAAGGAGCTAAAATAGACAATCTAGTACAGATAGCACATAATGTTATTATTGGAGAAAATACCGTAATTGCATCGCAAACAGGCATTTCAGGTTCTGCCGAAATCGGAAAAAACTGTGTAATTGCAGGACAGGTAGGCATCGTTGGTCATATAAAAATTGCGGATAAAACAACAGTTGGGGCAAAAACAGGAGTTTCCAAGAACATCAACGAGCCGGGAAAAACGCTTTTTGGTTTCGTGGGTTTTGACATCAAAGACTTCCTTAAATCCTATTCCATTTTCAAAAATCTTCCCAGTCTTCAGGACAGAATTAAAGAACTGGAAAAAAAACAATAA